A genomic stretch from Falco naumanni isolate bFalNau1 chromosome 4, bFalNau1.pat, whole genome shotgun sequence includes:
- the LOC121086999 gene encoding C-C chemokine receptor type 8-like: MNPTSQFLGTTEYDYGYDENTAPCNEGNSFRRFKYLFLPILYCLVFVFCLLGNSLVLWVLLTRKRLTTMTDICLLNLAASDLLFVVPLPFQAHYASDQWVFGNAMCKTMAGIYYTGFYSSIFFITLMSIDRYIAIVHVVNAMRIRTASRGIITSLILWLVAGLASVPNVMFNQQLEIEQSVHCVTTYPPDNNTWKVASQFAANILGLLIPLSILICCYAQILKNLQKCKNRNKIKVVKMIFIIVIVFFLFWTPFHIALFLDSLQSLHIINDCKANYQIALALQLTETISFIHCCLNPVIYAFAGVTFKAHLKGLLQSCVRVLSSPVGGARCQSFSVPTQLSGCSDSTRVL, from the coding sequence ATGAATCCCACAAGCCAGTTCCTTGGCACAACAGAGTATGACTACGGATATGATGAAAACACTGCTCCATGCAATGAAGGAAATAGCTTTCGCAGGTTTAAGTACCTCTTTCTGCCCATTCTTTACTGCCTTGTGtttgtcttctgtcttctgGGAAATTCCTTGGTCCTTTGGGTTCTCCTGACCAGGAAAAGGCTGACAACGATGACTGACATCTGCCTGCTGAACCTCGCAGCCTCCGATCTCCTCTTTGTTGTGCCTCTCCCTTTCCAAGCCCACTATGCTTCAGACCAGTGGGTTTTTGGCAATGCTATGTGCAAGACAATGGCTGGCATTTATTATACGGGGTTTTatagcagtattttctttataacCCTCATGAGCATAGACAGGTATATAGCAATTGTCCATGTTGTCAATGCCATGAGAATACGTACAGCCTCTCGTGGCATAATTACAAGTTTAATCCTGTGGCTGGTAGCTGGCTTGGCTTCTGTACCCAACGTAATGTTCAACCAGCAGCTGGAAATTGAGCAGTCTGTCCACTGTGTCACCACATACCCCCCAGACAACAACACCTGGAAGGTAGCCTCTCAGTTTGCAGCCAATATCTTAGGTCTCTTGATTCCCCTTAGCATCCTCATTTGCTGCTACGCCCAGATACtgaaaaacctgcaaaaatgcaaaaatcgGAACAAGATCAAGGTGGTCAAAATGATTTTCATAATTGTCATcgttttcttcctcttctggaCTCCCTTCCACATTGCGCTGTTCCTAGActctctgcagagcctgcacaTCATCAATGACTGCAAGGCAAACTACCAGAtagccctggccctgcagctgACGGAAACCATCTCCTTCATCCACTGCTGCCTGAACCCCGTGATCTACGCCTTTGCTGGGGTGACATTCAAGGCCCATCTTAAAGGACTACTGCAGTCCTGCGTCCGCGTCCTCTCCAGCCCTGTCGGAGGTGCCAGGTGTCAGTCATTTTCAGTGCCCACCCAGCTCTCTGGCTGCTCTGACAGCACAAGGGTCCTGTAA
- the LOC121086997 gene encoding C-C chemokine receptor type 5-like → MRTPACFIPLTAKLSVSSSLTSFSSFPDKRAMENHTTDLADWSLTTEFDYGDSAPCMGTEEKHFAANLLPPLYSLVVIFGLIGNMLVVLILVKYKRLKSMTDIYLLNLAISDLLFVFSLPFWAYYAVHDWIFGEALCRVLSGVYLLGFYSGIFFIILLTLDRYLAIVHAVFALKARTVTYGILTSVVTWAVAIFASVPGIVFHKTQKENSRYTCSAHYPSDATINWKYSFTLNMNILGLIVPMLIMIFSYSQILKTLLRCKNEKKQKAVRLIFVIMVFYFIFWTPFHISSFLHTFQSSLFVPNCEIKGELEKAIQVTETISMIHCCINPVIYAFVGEKFRKYLHSFFRKHVAAHLCKKCPTLYREKLERVSSTFTPSTAEHDISTGL, encoded by the coding sequence ATGAGGACGCCAGCATGTTTCATTCCCCTCACTGCCAAGCTTAGCGTTTCCTCTAGTTTaacatccttttcttcctttccagacAAACGAGCCATGGAAAACCATACCACAGACTTAGCTGACTGGTCACTGACAACAGAATTTGACTACGGTGACTCAGCACCATGCATGGGAACTGAGGAAAAGCACTTTGCAGCAAACCTTTTGCCACCCCTTTATTCTTTAGTGGTGATATTTGGCCTCATAGGCAACATGCTTGTTGTCCTTATCCTGGTAAAATACAAAAGACTGAAGAGTATGACTGACATCTACCTGCTTAATTTGGCAATATCTGATttgctgtttgtattttctctccctttttggGCTTATTACGCTGTTCATGACTGGATTTTTGGGGAGGCACTGTGCAGAGTTCTCTCAGGCGTCTACCTCCTTGGCTTCTACAGCGGCATCTTTTTCATAATCCTGTTGACCCTAGACAGGTACCTGGCCATAGTGCATGCAGTGTTTGCCTTAAAAGCTAGGACAGTTACCTATGGCATCCTCACTAGTGTTGTCACTTGGGCTGTTgctatttttgcttctgttcctgGGATAGTATTTCACAAAactcaaaaggaaaattcacGTTATACCTGCAGTGCTCATTATCCAAGTGATGCCACGATAAATTGGAAGTACTCCTTTACTTTAAACATGAACATTCTGGGACTTATTGTTCCTATGTTAATTATGATTTTCAGTTACTCACAAATTCTAAAAACATTATTGAGATGtaagaatgagaaaaagcagaaggcagtgAGACTTATTTTCGTGATCAtggttttttactttatcttcTGGACACCATtccatatttcttcttttttgcaTACATTTCAAAGTTCACTTTTTGTCCCAAACTGTGAAATCAAAGGTGAACTGGAGAAAGCAATCCAAGTGACAGAAACAATATCAATGATCCACTGTTGTATCAATCCTGTGATTTATGCTTTTGTTGGAGAAAAATTTAGGAAGTATCTTCATagctttttcagaaagcatgtTGCAGCCCATCTCTGCAAAAAATGTCCAACTCTTTATCGCGAAAAATTAGAAAGAGTTAGTTCCACATTCACACCATCCACTGCAGAGCATGACATTTCTACTGGActgtaa